The Juglans microcarpa x Juglans regia isolate MS1-56 chromosome 8S, Jm3101_v1.0, whole genome shotgun sequence genome has a window encoding:
- the LOC121244275 gene encoding uncharacterized protein LOC121244275, which translates to MDGTMIPVVVLTKLREAYRNRLGRVAQNVLAIVDFNMKFIFVYIGWEGSTHDARVFHHAASDPEARFPWPPEVRNIVEQTFGVIKERFTILSNMPPYSVGRQGLIITSCCALRNFIRTVTPDDWIFQTWSTMHLPVIEPAVGDGASSSAHVDLSTEAQNNMAAIRDEIAISMWEARGGH; encoded by the exons ATGGATGGTACGATGATACCAGTTGTCGTCCTAACTAAGTTGCGCGAGGCATATCGAAATAGGTTGGGCCGAGTTGCCCAAAATGTGCTGGCAATAGTTGACTtcaatatgaaatttatatttgtttacattGGATGGGAGGGATCCACGCATGATGCACGTGTGTTCCACCATGCTGCAAGTGATCCAGAAGCCCGTTTTCCATGGCCACCAGagg TTCGTAATATTGTAGAACAAACATTTGGTGTTATAAAAGAACGATTCACCATTCTCTCCAACATGCCTCCATATTCGGTTGGGCGGCAAGGACTGATTATTACATCGTGTTGTGCACTACGCAACTTTATTAGAACGGTCACCCCTGATGACTGGATATTTCAGACATGGAGTACGATGCATCTACCAGTTATTGAGCCTGCGGTTGGTGACGGGGCATCCTCATCTGCTCATGTAGACTTGTCAACTGAAGCCCAAAACAATATGGCTGCGATTAGAGATGAGATTGCCATTTCTATGTGGGAAGCAAGGGGTGGCCATTGA
- the LOC121244925 gene encoding putative nuclease HARBI1, which yields MESSDDEKDGVLGNYIPTELTRVLASSGVKFVDQVLNGQNELCLENFRMDKHVFYKLCDILQAKGLLRHTNRIKIEEQLAIFMFVIGHNLRTRAVQELFRYSGETISRHFNNVLNAIMAISLDFFQPPGSDVPPEILEDPRFYPYFQDCVGAVDGIHIPVMVGVDEQGPFRNKNGMLSQNVLAACSFDLKFHYVLAGWEGSASDLQVLNSALTRRNKLQVPKGKYYLVDNKYANMAGFIAPYPDIPYYLKEYPIGYQPQDVRELFNERHSLLRNATDRTFGALKARFPILMSAPPYPLQTQVKLVVAACAIHNYIRREKPDDWIFRMYEQEGTAFEDSLPPLDVEQPIMHFDTQDPDIGVETEQLEISSQLRDSIATEMWNDYIHDFSAM from the exons ATGGAGAGCTCTGATGATGAAAAGGATGGAGTCCTTGGGAATTACATTCCAACAGAACTGACACGTGTTTTGGCATCCAGTGGAGTAAAATTTGTGGATCAAGTACTGAATGGGCAAAATGAACtttgtttggaaaattttcGAATGGATAAGCATGTATTTTACAAGTTGTGCGACATTTTGCAAGCCAAAGGCTTGCTACGCCACACAAATCGAATCAAGATTGAGGAGCAATTAGCCATTTTCATGTTCGTAATTGGCCATAATCTACGAACACGAGCTGTCCAAGAGTTATTCCGATATTCAGGAGAAACCATTAGCCGCCATTTCAATAATGTTTTGAATGCAATTATGGCAATTTCATTAGATTTCTTTCAACCTCCAGGTTCAGATGTACCACCTGAGATTTTGGAAGACCCAAGATTTTATCCGTACTTTCAG gATTGTGTGGGAGCCGTTGATGGGATCCATATTCCAGTTATGGTAGGTGTAGATGAGCAAGGACCTTTCCGCAATAAGAATGGCATGCTTTCACAAAATGTTCTGGCCGCTTGCTCATTTGATCTAAAGTTCCATTATGTCCTAGCGGGCTGGGAAGGCTCAGCATCAGATTTGCAAGTCCTAAATTCTGCACTGACAAGGCGGAATAAACTGCAGGTCCCTAAAG GTAAATACTACCTTGTGGACAACAAGTATGCAAATATGGCAGGTTTCATTGCCCCGTATCCTGACATTCCCTATTACCTGAAGGAATATCCGATTGGCTATCAACCACAAGATGTCAGAGAGCTATTTAATGAACGGCACTCACTGTTACGAAATGCCACTGACCGCACATTTGGCGCTTTGAAGGCAAGATTCCCTATATTGATGTCTGCTCCTCCATACCCATTACAAACACAGGTGAAATTGGTCGTGGCAGCATGTGCAATACACAATTACATCCGTAGGGAGAAACCAGATGATTGGATCTTTAGAATGTATGAACAAGAAGGTACTGCGTTCGAGGATTCATTGCCTCCTTTAGATGTGGAACAACCCATTATGCATTTTGACACCCAAGACCCGGACATTGGTGTTGAAACAGAACAACTAGAAATTTCTTCACAACTGCGAGACTCTATAGCAACCGAAATGTGGAATGACTATATCCATGATTTTTCGGCCATGTAA
- the LOC121244897 gene encoding UPF0481 protein At3g47200-like, giving the protein MAEESAAMVIPEETINVVTNINEHQGPTWLVEKIKHAKSIALNRPSRRTILSIYRVPHSLRELNKEVYTPQVISIGPFHYRSQKLQSMEIYKLRYFRRFMERITKINRDEMLASIIQDSEERVRGCYAEAISFDSDTLRQIILVDATFIIEFFLRAWSVEFLRDDGSIEAEPWALLSWIKSDLILLENQLPFFIIEKLYELLPLDQSPSIYPSSFLELTFNFFEFMNIQLIRHDEIDSEEVLHFVDLLRYFYLPPDQNRLPNRSFKVVHKMYCASQLAEAGLKFKASSSGSILDLKLNEGVLEIPRFTLRNATEIYARNLMALEQCVYQFERYVTDYFMMLDFLTNTGKDVDLLIQQGILVNEMGTNNIRPPFAGNLCTGISFRDVSDDYYDICRQLVDFHRKHWYVILKSSLKHDYFRTPWMGAATIGAIILLIFTLIQTVCAVISTFK; this is encoded by the coding sequence ATGGCCGAGGAATCAGCAGCTATGGTCATACCAGAAGAAACAATTAATGTTGTAACAAATATTAATGAGCATCAGGGGCCAACATGGTTAGTAGAGAAAATCAAACATGCTAAAAGCATAGCGCTTAATCGCCCATCACGTCGAACTATTTTGAGTATTTACAGGGTTCCTCATTCGCTTCGGGAATTGAACAAAGAAGTTTACACGCCTCAAGTTATTTCAATAGGGCCTTTTCACTACCGCTCGCAAAAATTGCAATCCAtggaaatttataaactgaGATATTTCAGGAGGTTCATGGAAAGAATTACCAAGATCAACAGGGATGAGATGTTAGCAAGCATTATACAAGATTCGGAAGAACGGGTACGTGGATGTTATGCAGAGGCCATTTCATTTGATAGTGATACTTTGAGGCAAATTATCCTGGTGGATGCGACCTTCATCATTGAGTTTTTCTTGAGAGCTTGGTCGGTAGAATTTTTGAGAGATGACGGCTCTATAGAAGCAGAGCCATGGGCGCTGCTTTCTTGGATAAAATCTGACTTGATATTACTTGAGAATCAACTTCCTTTCTTTATAATCGAGAAATTATATGAGCTGCTTCCACTCGATCAGTCTCCCTCAATATACCCATCCAGCTTCCTCGAGCTTACCTTTAACTTCTTTGAATTTATGAATATTCAATTGATACGTCATGATGAGATAGATTCAGAAGAAGTATTGCACTTTGTTGATTTGTTGAGATACTTTTACTTGCCTCCTGACCAAAATAGGCTCCCAAATAGAAGTTTTAAAGTAGTACACAAAATGTACTGTGCCTCCCAGCTGGCTGAGGCAGGATTGAAGTTTAAGGCAAGTTCAAGCGGATCCATACTTGACCTAAAACTTAACGAGGGAGTGCTGGAAATCCCAAGATTTACATTACGCAATGCCACGGAGATTTATGCTCGGAACCTCATGGCCTTGGAGCAATGTGTCTATCAATTTGAAAGATATGTTACTgattattttatgatgttagATTTCCTTACCAATACAGGCAAAGATGTGGATTTACTTATTCAACAGGGGATCCTTGTGAATGAAATGGGCACCAACAATATTAGGCCACCTTTCGCCGGCAATTTGTGCACAGGTATCTCATTTAGGGATGTCAGTGATGATTATTATGATATCTGTAGACAATTGGTGGATTTCCATAGAAAACATTGGTACGTAATTCTGAAGAGTAGCTTGAAACATGATTATTTTCGCACGCCTTGGATGGGTGCTGCTACCATTGGTGCTATTATCTTGTTGATTTTCACTCTCATACAAACTGTTTGTGCTGTCATTTCGACATTCAAGTAG
- the LOC121244004 gene encoding uncharacterized protein At3g17950, with protein sequence MLDPANDMMPPPSSPSISSVSSSDLDTESTGSFFHDRSTTLGTLMGVSFPSIAFRASSQHREPHASVSVSVSTVSRKTKKARKNKNNAQPPFAMVERPRKWWQICRDNEAVPASLGEFLEVERRFGDGAFFGAAEELEGVVVVQQHQRNGHMLFADGRVLPPAAADVDDGSSTAGALCRFPVSLTGICSGGVV encoded by the exons ATGTTGGATCCAGCAAACGACATGATGCCTCCACCCTCGTCTCCATCCATCTCCTCCGTTTCTTCCTCCGATCTTGACACCGAG TCTACAGGGTCTTTTTTTCATGATAGAAGCACAACTCTGGGGACTCTGATGGGCGTCAGCTTCCCTTCCATTGCCTTCAGAGCTTCATCTCAGCACAGGGAACCCCACGCGTCCGTGTCGGTGTCCGTTTCCACCGTGTCCCGGAAGACCAAGAAGGCCCGGAAGAACAAGAACAATGCACAGCCGCCTTTTGCGATGGTGGAGCGTCCGCGGAAATGGTGGCAGATTTGCAGGGACAACGAGGCGGTGCCGGCCTCGCTCGGAGAGTTTCTCGAGGTGGAACGGAGGTTCGGTGATGGCGCGTTCTTCGGTGCTGCTGAGGAACTCGAAGGCGTCGTGGTGGTGCAGCAGCATCAGAGGAACGGACACATGTTGTTTGCCGACGGGAGGGTACTTCCACCGGCCGCGGCGGACGTTGATGATGGATCATCGACGGCTGGGGCTCTTTGTAGATTCCCGGTTTCACTCACCGGAATCTGTAGTGGCGGTGTAGTATAA
- the LOC121244938 gene encoding uncharacterized protein LOC121244938 — translation MAALPHGNMNCSILCKRGVVSFVGFAALPFSQPRARAFEGLVRGRLISQSLYRKESPIFLANGSKRVLSKKLILTIPRSSPSSNSSGNDNDSSDQAKAPFGYTRKDVLLIGLGVTVLGVGLKTGLEFVGVDPLQAGNVVQLVLVLGLTVGWISTYIFRVSNKEMTYAQQLRDYEYKVMEKRLDGLTEAEIEALLEQVEEEKRRLARGEQVN, via the exons ATGGCTGCTCTTCCTCATGGAAATATGAATTGCAGCATCTTATGCAAAAGGGGAGTGGTTTCCTTTGTGGGTTTTGCCGCTCTTCCATTTTCTCAGCCGAGGGCGAGAGCTTTTGAAGGTTTGGTGAGAG GACGACTTATTAGTCAAAGCTTATATAGAAAGGAGAGTCCTATTTTTCTGGCAAATGGATCCAAACGCGTGTTGTCAAAGAAACTGATCCTTACCATCCCCAGAAGCAGCCCTTCTTCAAACTCCAGTGGTAATGACAATGACTCCTCTGATCAAGCCAAG GCACCATTTGGTTACACGAGGAAGGATGTTTTACTAATTGGACTTGGAGTTACTGTCCTGGGCGTTGGCTTGAAAACTGGATTGGAG TTTGTAGGAGTTGATCCTCTACAAGCAGGGAATGTAGTTCAGCTGGTACTGGTTTTGGGCCTAACAGTTGGTTGGatttcaacatatatatttagagtTTCAAACAAAGAAATGACATATGCGCAACAATTACGAGACTATGAATACAAAGTCATGGAG AAGAGGTTAGATGGCCTGACAGAAGCAGAGATAGAAGCATTGCTTGAACAAGTTGAGGAAGAGAAGAGACGCTTAGCCAGGGGTGAGCAGGTTAATTAA